A single window of Dermochelys coriacea isolate rDerCor1 chromosome 2, rDerCor1.pri.v4, whole genome shotgun sequence DNA harbors:
- the LOC119852322 gene encoding uncharacterized protein LOC119852322 gives MAEPEKKKSRRLCSFKDEWLQLPEYRNWLTKASEDSGYCSICRVQFTVKFDSVKAIKHHAETKGHRIKVQGQVWSSTSNKFSIKTDNAEEQYICTAELLLTYHGIKHHHSYRSQDCGNKLYHSIFPDSKIASKIHCGMTKAEALIENVLAPHSLKLAVQDIGSTPFSMATDVSNKGNTILFPVAVRYFNKDKGLCMSIIDFFEDADETSEAIANNLRSCLQNSGLIQNKIVAYGAVNFGENKSVFLHLKQMLDLPNLVPGYCSAHIVHNTAKHGLNMLSYDVEYLVIKVFSEFSSSAKNISELKEFFDFMETEYLEILHQVPKRFLTLFTAVDRLLKDWPALKSYFVNKGEEDVSRAIWAFLAEQEDKVSDDETITLPELYIYFVHNIMSQFNNTIKVLESDYIQVTELYATFNKLRREIQNRQEKGFYGYKVTQFLKKLPLNKQNKFVGDAQRAYTRMLQYLEKWFDFSENSFYKLCAPLNLDEPLQLDKLCALSTNLNIQVNIDELFTEMCVLNDVLPILKSSINDAESTQCQEQQDRHHQINVSEVWVELFKCCEAPNLLRIVQHVFAVPPSNAFVERVFSVMKNLWADERNRLQVDMVKAELFVHFNYKMTCAEFAGFLQTGVAKELVAAATNDQKFQLPLTPPSLV, from the coding sequence ATGGCGGAACCCGAAAAGAAAAAGAGTCGAAGGCTCTGCTCTTTTAAAGATGAGTGGCTACAACTCCCAGAGTATCGGAACTGGCTTACAAAGGCAAGTGAAGACTCGGGATATTGTTCTATTTGTCGTGTTCAATTCACGGTTAAGTTTGATTCTGTAAAAGCTATTAAGCATCATGCAGAGACAAAAGGTCACAGAATCAAAGTACAAGGACAGGTATGGTCCAGTACTAGCAATAAATTCTCCATAAAGACTGATAATGCCGAAGAACAATACATATGCACGGCTGAATTGCTTTTAACATATCACGGAATTAAACACCACCACAGCTACCGTTCTCAAGACTGTGGAAATAAACTGTACCACTCCATTTTCCCTGATTCCAAGATAGCTTCCAAAATTCACTGTGGAATGACAAAAGCAGAAGCTCTGATTGAGAATGTATTAGCACCCCATTCGTTGAAACTGGCTGTGCAAGACATTGGATCAACACCTTTCTCAATGGCGACAGATGTGTCTAATAAAGGGAACACTATATTATTCCCAGTTGCCGTCCGCTATTTTAATAAAGATAAGGGACTCTGCATGTCTATCATAGACTTTTTCGAGGATGCAGACGAAACATCAGAGGCAATCGCAAACAACTTAAGAAGTTGTCTTCAAAATTCCGGTCTGATACAGAATAAAATTGTGGCATATGGAGCAGTCAATTTTGGAGAAAACAAGTCTGTTTTTCTGCACCTAAAACAAATGTTGGATTTACCAAACCTTGTGCCAGGGTATTGCAGTGCTCACATAGTACACAATACAGCGAAACATGGCTTGAATATGCTCTCTTACGATGTAGAATATTTGGTCATCAAGGTCTTCAGTGAATTCTCATCCAGTGCAAAGAATATCAGTGAACTTAAAGAATTCTTTGACTTCATGGAGACAGAATATTTAGAAATCTTACACCAGGTACCTAAACGTTTTCTGACCCTTTTCACTGCCGTAGACAGGTTACTGAAGGATTGGCCTGCACTCAAATCTTACTTTGTGAACAAAGGAGAGGAAGATGTGAGCCGCGCAATATGGGCCTTTCTTGCTGAGCAAGAGGACAAAGTTTCTGATGATGAAACTATTACACTTCCCGAACTGTACATCTACTTTGTGCACAACATTATGAGCCAATTTAACAACACCATAAAGGTTCTTGAAAGTGATTACATTCAGGTAACCGAATTGTATGCTACATTCAACAAGCTGAGAAGAGAGATTCAGAATCGACAAGAGAAAGGCTTCTATGGGTACAAAGTGACACAGTTCCTGAAGAAGCTACCACTTAATAAGCAGAATAAATTTGTTGGCGATGCCCAACGGGCTTACACACGCATGCTACAGTACCTGGAAAAGTGGTTTGATTTCAGCGAAAACTCTTTCTATAAGTTGTGTGCACCGCTCAATCTGGACGAACCTCTTCAGCTAGACAAACTGTGTGCGTTGTCTACAAACTTGAACATTCAAGTGAACATAGATGAATTATTTACAGAAATGTGCGTATTGAATGATGTGCTACCAATCCTAAAGAGTTCAATAAATGATGCTGAATCGACACAGTGCCAGGAGCAACAAGACCGTCACCATCAAATCAATGTCTCTGAGGTCTGGGTAGAACTCTTTAAGTGCTGTGAGGCCCCAAACTTGCTTAGAATCGTGCAGCACGTGTTTGCTGTTCCACCCAGCAATGCATTTGTGGAACGCGTTTTCAGTGTTATGAAGAACTTGTGGGCTGATGAAAGGAATCGGCTCCAAGTGGACATGGTGAAAGCTGAGCTATTCGTGCACTTCAATTATAAAATGACATGTGCCGAGTTTGCTGGATTTTTGCAGACAGGAGTAGCTAAGGAGCTTGTGGCAGCAGCAACAAATGATCAGAAGTTTCAGTTGCCACTCACACCACCCTCTCTGGTCTAG